ACAGAGTTTATAGCTACCAATCCGTCTGCTCCATTTGCTTCTAATTGTCTTGCTACTTCACCTAAATTTTCTACACCTGGAGATACTTTCATGAATACCGGCTTCGCAGATAATTCCTTAGCTGCTCTTAATGTGTTTAACATTGGAGTTAGATCTCTTCCAACATAATGACTTGATATTTCGTATCCGTCAGCAAACTCGTCTACCATGGGTATTAATTTTCTAATATCAGCTTCTACATACCCCAATCCAATGATTAATGGCTCATTTGCTGCTTTACATCTTGCATATTCATTTTTTACCCAATGTTCTGGTGATTCTTCAGACCATAATTCTGTATTTAAAAAATGTTTCCCTTTAAAATCATGCATACATGGTTTTGGGATCTCTGCTGCTACAGATGATATAGTTTTTGCTACTACTCCTGCTGCTCCATTTTTTACTGCATTCACGCAAGTCTCAGCATCTTTTGATGGTGGTCCTGCTGCTACGATTACCGGATTTTCATACTCTAGTCCTGCGAAATTTACTTTTATATTTGCCATTTTATTCCCCCTATATTCTGTAATTTCCTCTCAATATTTTGAATAATTGATTTATCAATATCAGCGTAATATTTTAACCCCTTGCCCTTATAAGTATTTAATTAGAACAATTTAATTTTTCAACAAGAATGTTGGCTTTTAAAGCCACTTTTTTCTCATCTATATTAACTAATTTTCCATTTTCAACTACAACATTCCCATTAACAATGGTATAATCAACGCTCCCTTTTACTCCAACAGTTCCAAGCATAGCCTTATAATCATATTGGGTTCCGACTAACTCAATTCTATTCGAGTCTATCATAAATAGATCCGCAGCTTTCCCCACTTTTAAAGACCCTAAATCATGTTGCCTTCCTAAAATTTCAGCACCACCATTAGTTGCTAATTTTAAAATTTCATATCCACCGATAGATTCATTACTATATTTCAATCTTTGAAGCAGGTATGCTACCCTAATCTCTTCAAGGATATTCGAGCCATCATTACTTGCACTACCATCAACAGCTAAACCTACAGGAATTTCCATTTTCTGCATCTCAGAAATTCTTGCAATTCCTGAAGAGAGTTTCATATTTGAAACTGGACAATGAGCAACTCCAGTTTTCGTTTTAGCTAATAGTTCCAGTTCCTCATCGTTAAAATGAATCCCATGAGCAAACCAAACATCATCTCCAATCCATCCAAGACTTTTCATATACTCAAGTGGTCTCATCCCAAATTTTTCAATTGTAAAGTTTTCTTCATCTATAGTTTCACAAAGATGGGTGTGTAATCTAACATTGTATTTTCTCGCAAGTTCAGCAGATTTCTTCATAAGTTCCCCTGTAACACTAAATGGTGAACATGGAGCCAAAACCATTTGTCTCATAGAGTATGGTTCTGAATCGTGGTATTCTTTTATAAGTCTTTCAGAGTCATTTAAAATTTCTTCAACAGATTGAACAACGGCATCAGGTGGTAAACCGCCATCTTTTTTACTTAATGACATACTTCCTCTAGAACAGTGCATTCTAATCCCTAATTCCGTTGCAGCTTCAAACTGTACATCGATAAGATTATTGGCAACATTATTAGGAAATACATAGTGGTGATCAAAACAAGTCGTACAACCTGTTTTTAAAAGCTCTCCCATCCCAACTAGCGAACTAAATCTGATTGTATCTGCATCTAAATTTTTCCAAATTTCATAGAGATGTAATAGCCAAGGGAAAAGTTCCATATTTTGTACCTCTGGAAGGTTTCTGGTAAAAATTTGATATAAATGGTGGTGTGTATTTATTAATCCCGGATATATGATCATTCCAGTAGCATCAATTGTTTTTTCAGCTTCATAAACTTTATTACTTATATCCTTAATAACTCCACTTTCAATGAATATATTCATATTTTCATAAACTTGATCATTCGAATCACAACTAATTATGGCTTTTACATTTTTTATAAATAAAGTTTTATTTTTCATTAGCTACCTCTTTATTTTATTTGATTTTAACTACCTAAATATTTTCTTGTATGACTTTTTTCTTGCTATTAAAACTATCTATTAACCTGTATAATTCTTGAAGTATTAAAGCGATAATAACTCCTGATATAAGGGATGATTTACCTATCAATGTTTGGATTGTTGGTGAAAATTTTAAAAACATTGTTGGATTATAAGTAATTCCAATACTAATTGCAATCGATATTCCAGCTATTAATTTTGA
This sequence is a window from Psychrilyobacter atlanticus DSM 19335. Protein-coding genes within it:
- a CDS encoding 8-oxoguanine deaminase, translated to MKNKTLFIKNVKAIISCDSNDQVYENMNIFIESGVIKDISNKVYEAEKTIDATGMIIYPGLINTHHHLYQIFTRNLPEVQNMELFPWLLHLYEIWKNLDADTIRFSSLVGMGELLKTGCTTCFDHHYVFPNNVANNLIDVQFEAATELGIRMHCSRGSMSLSKKDGGLPPDAVVQSVEEILNDSERLIKEYHDSEPYSMRQMVLAPCSPFSVTGELMKKSAELARKYNVRLHTHLCETIDEENFTIEKFGMRPLEYMKSLGWIGDDVWFAHGIHFNDEELELLAKTKTGVAHCPVSNMKLSSGIARISEMQKMEIPVGLAVDGSASNDGSNILEEIRVAYLLQRLKYSNESIGGYEILKLATNGGAEILGRQHDLGSLKVGKAADLFMIDSNRIELVGTQYDYKAMLGTVGVKGSVDYTIVNGNVVVENGKLVNIDEKKVALKANILVEKLNCSN